In Mus caroli chromosome 9, CAROLI_EIJ_v1.1, whole genome shotgun sequence, a single window of DNA contains:
- the Psma4 gene encoding proteasome subunit alpha type-4, with protein MSRRYDSRTTIFSPEGRLYQVEYAMEAIGHAGTCLGILANDGVLLAAERRNIHKLLDEVFFSEKIYKLNEDMACSVAGITSDANVLTNELRLIAQRYLLQYQEPIPCEQLVTALCDIKQAYTQFGGKRPFGVSLLYIGWDKHYGFQLYQSDPSGNYGGWKATCIGNNSAAAVSMLKQDYKEGEMTLKSALALAVKVLNKTMDVSKLSAEKVEIATLTRESGKTVIRVLKQKEVEQLIKKHEEEEAKAEREKKEKEQREKDK; from the exons ATG TCTCGAAGATATGACTCCAGGACCACAATATTTTCTCCAGAAG GTCGCTTGTACCAAGTGGAATATGCCATGGAAGCCATTGGACATGCAGGCACCTGTTTGGGGATTTTAGCCAATGATGGAGTTTTGCTTGCAGCGGAGAGGCGCAACATCCACAAGCTTCTTGATGAAGtcttcttttctgagaaaatttATAAACTTAACGA gGACATGGCTTGCAGCGTGGCAGGCATAACATCTGATGCTAACGTTCTGACTAATGAGCTAAGGCTCATTGCTCAACG GTACTTATTACAGTATCAGGAGCCAATTCCCTGTGAGCAGTTGGTTACAGCACTGTGTGATATCAAACAGGCGTATACACAGTTTGGAG gTAAACGTCCCTTTGGTGTTTCTTTGCTGTATATTGGCTGGGATAAGCACTATGGCTTTCAGCTCTATCAGAGTGACCCAAGTGGAAACTACGGGGGATGGAAAGCCACATGCATTGGGAACAACAGTGCT gcagCTGTGTCAATGTTGAAACAAGACTACAAAGAAGGAGAAATGACTCTGAAGTCAGCGCTTGCTCTGGCTGTTAAGGTGCTAAATAAGACAATGGATGTTAGTAAACTGTCAGCTGAAAAAG tGGAAATCGCCACACTAACAAGAGAGAGTGGGAAGACGGTGATCAGAGTCCTCAAGCAAAAGGAAGTGGAACAGTTGATCAaaaaacatgaagaggaagaagctAAGGCTGAgcgggagaagaaagaaaaagaacagagagaaaaggataaaTAG